One Scomber scombrus chromosome 4, fScoSco1.1, whole genome shotgun sequence genomic region harbors:
- the LOC133979373 gene encoding LOW QUALITY PROTEIN: uncharacterized protein LOC133979373 (The sequence of the model RefSeq protein was modified relative to this genomic sequence to represent the inferred CDS: inserted 1 base in 1 codon), with protein MTLSPHSAQNLQVLQTNLSSIKSDRRRIKWPAASMTSLWQQFDDDVNKILEGMAKGEADKKLQVMTTTIVSIAAVRFGEEEKKSSRTSYSMNQRAVRIHNIRQEMKALKSQYKAAGEEERTGLAQLMCILRKNIRVLRRAEWHRRRRRERARKRAAFIANPFKFTKDLLGQKRSGKLASTQEDIDQHLKQTYSDPAREQELGECNTLIEPPEPDVQFDMLELQLAEVREVVRKARASSALGPSGTSYKVYKNCPKLLLRLCKILRVFWRRGSIPDQWRVAEGVWIPKEEXQFRIISLLCVEAKIFFSAVSKRLCTYLAKNIYIDTSVQKGGISGMSGCLEHTGVVTQLIREARENKGNLSVLWLDLANAFGSIPHKLVQLTLMKHHVPSRCRDLIADYYNNFSMRVSSGALTSSWHKVEIGIITGCTISVTLFSLAMNLFTKSAEPECRGPRLNSGQWQPPIRAFMDDLTVMTESVPGCRWILKGLEKLVGWARMRFKPIKSRSMVLRKGKVEDKFRFTITGTAIPTIAEKPVKSLGKVYDCSLRDTTSIQSTCTELDGWLKSVDKSGLPGKFKAWVYQHGILPRILWPLLVYAVPISTVETLERRVHLRRWLGLPRSLSSIALYGNSNKLQLPFKSLEEEFKVSRAREVVQYRDSSDPKVAKAGIQVRTGRKWKAEDAVREADARLRQRSLVGVVTRGRAGLGSFPTPQINTRGKKGRHLVQEEVRAAVEETRTYKAVGMKQQGAWTRWENAVERKMTWAELWKSEPHRLKFLIQAVYDVLPSPSNLHTWGIAETPACPLCSKRGTLEHILSCCTRAPGDGRYRWRHDQVLKAIAEAISTGLEWAKQFGPSKKSITFVRAGDNPTPVRRTTSAGILMSARDWQLLVDLEHQLKFLSHIAVTTLQPDIVLVSESTKQAVLLELPVPWEDRLEEAFERKLSKYSGLVSDCQQAGWRARCFPVEVGCRGFAARSLARAFSSLGIEGERKRRAIRSTTEAAARASRWLWLKRGEPWSHGS; from the exons ATGACTCTTTCACCCCATAGTGCCCAGAACCTCCAAGTGTTGCAAACTAATCTCTCGAGCATCAAGTCCGACAGGAGGCGAATCAAATGGCCTGCAGCCAGCATGACCTCACTCTGGCAACAGTTTGACGACGATGTCAACAAGATACTGGAGGGAATGGCCAAAGGAGAGGCAGACAAGAAGCTTCAGGTGATGACGACAACCATTGTCAGCATTGCAGCGGTAAGGTttggtgaggaggagaagaaaagttCCAGAACATCTTACTCCATGAATCAAAGAGCGGTCAGGATCCATAACATCAGGCAGGAGATGAAAGCGCTGAAATCCCAGTACAAGGCAGCAGGAGAAGAGGAACGCACTGGCCTTGCCCAGCTAATGTGCATCCTACGGAAAAACATCAGAGTTCTCCGCCGGGCTGAGTGGCATCGGAGGCGGCGGCGTGAGAGGGCACGCAAACGTGCTGCTTTCATAGCTAACCCCTTCAAGTTCACCAAGGATTTGCTGGGGCAGAAGCGCAGTGGCAAACTGGCCTCCACGCAGGAAGACATAGATCAACATCTGAAGCAGACGTACAGCGACCCCGCAAGAGAGCAGGAATTGGGAGAGTGTAACACCCTCATAGAACCCCCTGAACCAGACGTGCAGTTCGACATGTTGGAGCTGCAGCTAGCAGAAGTCAGGGAGGTTGTCCGCAAAGCAAGGGCAAGCTCTGCTCTGGGACCGAGTGGCACTTCATACAAAGTGTATAAGAACTGTCCCAAACTCCTGCTGCGTCTGTGCAAAATCCTGCGAGTCTTCTGGAGAAGGGGGAGTATCCCTGATCAATGGAGAGTGGCTGAAGGGGTCTGGATCCCAAAGGAGG AACAGTTCCGCATCATctccctgctgtgtgtggagGCAAAGATTTTCTTCAGCGCTGTTTCCAAGCGGCTGTGTACCTACCTGGCAAAGAACATCTACATCGATACATCAGTCCAGAAAGGAGGCATTTCCGGAATGTCAGGATGTCTGGAGCATACCGGTGTGGTGACACAGCTTATTCGGGAGGCCAGAGAAAACAAAGGCAATTTGTCAGTGCTGTGGCTTGATCTGGCAAATGCTTTCGGTTCCATTCCACACAAGTTGGTCCAGCTCACCCTGATGAAACACCATGTACCCAGCAGGTGTAGAGACCTCATCGCTGATTATTACAACAACTTCAGCATGAGGGTCTCTTCAGGAGCATTAACATCCAGTTGGCATAAGGTGGAGATCGGTATCATCACAGGGTGTACTATCTCTGTGACGCTGTTCTCCCTAGCCATGAACTTGTTCACCAAGTCTGCTGAACCAGAGTGCAGAGGGCCCCGTTTAAACTCCGGACAATGGCAACCACCCATCAGGGCATTTATGGATGACCTCACAGTCATGACAGAATCAGTCCCAGGCTGCCGATGGATTCTGAAGGGGCTCGAGAAGCTCGTGGGGTGGGCCCGGATGCGTTTCAAACCCATCAAATCCAGATCAATGGTGCTGAGAAAAGGGAAGGTGGAGGACAAGTTCCGGTTCACCATCACAGGCACAGCCATCCCAACCATCGCAGAGAAACCAGTCAAGAGCCTGGGGAAGGTTTATGACTGCTCTCTCAGAGACACTACATCTATTCAGTCAACCTGCACTGAGTTGGATGGCTGGCTGAAATCCGTGGACAAGTCTGGCCTCCCTGGGAAGTTTAAAGCCTGGGTCTACCAACATGGCATTCTTCCCAGGATCCTATGGCCCCTCCTGGTCTATGCTGTCCCTATCTCGACAGTTGAGACCTTGGAGAGAAGGGTCCACCTCAGGAGATGGCTTGGCCTACCAAGGAGCCTGAGCAGCATCGCTCTCTACGGAAATTCAAACAAACTGCAACTCCCTTTCAAATCCCTGGAGGAGGAATTTAAAGTATCGAGAGCCAGAGAAGTGGTTCAGTACAGGGACTCAAGTGACCCGAAGGTGGCTAAGGCAGGGATCCAAGTGAGGACTGGCAGGAAATGGAAGGCAGAGGATGCAGTTCGAGAGGCTGATGCAAGGCTGCGCCAAAGGAGCCTGGTGGGAGTGGTCACACGAGGCCGAGCAGGGCTAGGTTCCTTTCCAACTCCCCAAATCAACACCAGGGGGAAGAAAGGGCGGCACCTTGTCCAGGAGGAGGTGAGAGCAGCAGTGGAAGAGACTAGAACCTACAAGGCAGTGGGGATGAAGCAACAGGGAGCTTGGACGAGATGGGAGAACGCGGTCGAGAGGAAAATGACCTGGGCAGAGCTGTGGAAATCTGAGCCTCACCGCCTTAAATTCCTCATCCAGGCAGTGTATGACGTGCTTCCGAGCCCATCTAACCTGCACACATGGGGCATAGCAGAGACACCAGCATGCCCACTGTGCTCCAAGCGAGGAACCCTGGAACACATCCTCAGCTGCTGCACAAGGGCACCTGGAGATGGACGGTACAGGTGGAGGCATGACCAAGTGCTTAAGGCCATTGCGGAAGCCATCAGCACAGGCCTGGAGTGGGCAAAGCAGTTCGGTCCCTCCAAGAAATCCATCACCTTCGTCAGAGCTGGAGACAACCCAACTCCAGTCAGACGAACAACATCTGCAGGCATTCTCATGTCTGCAAGAGACTGGCAGTTGTTGGTGGATCTCGAACACCAGCTAAAGTTCCTCAGCCATATTGCTGTCACCACTCTGCAACCAGACATAGTTCTTGTCTCGGAGTCCACCAAGCAAGCAGTGCTGCTGGAGCTGCCAGTCCCGTGGGAAGACCGCCTGGAAGAAGCCTTTGAAAGGAAGCTCTCCAAATACTCGGGACTGGTCAGCGACTGCCAGCAGGCTGGCTGGAGAGCAAGGTGTTTCCCTGTGGAGGTTGGATGCAGGGGTTTCGCAGCCCGATCATTGGCCAGAGCCTTCAGTAGCTTAGGCAtcgagggagagagaaagaggagagccaTCCGCAGCACTACCGAAGCGGCAGCAAGAGCCTCAAGATGGCTTTGGCTCAAAAGAGGGGAGCCATGGAGTCATGGTAGTTAG